A single region of the Armatimonadota bacterium genome encodes:
- a CDS encoding type II secretion system protein: protein MKKGFTLTELLVVVFIVTVLAAIIFPVAASVRERARRSSTLSNLQQIYIAIQQYKLDEQAFPPALFNYIVDTNGVGCGNIAAPPIDHVDTTGFLKPYLRSTEVFHSLNSPYDDRRILTEVYYPQGHALAGRMVRVDPLDNSSPPLCYYRYDSMNIGHNPGASRFELRYSLFWSNSALNQTENRLGGDPNGAQPYGDGFWDAPVGMKRTDTPRQLGYKNPDDSTVITWCSYHRTYSGGTPNLGRDDLALFLNGTAKSVSTRDAAVNSIDMFNAPYNVRP, encoded by the coding sequence ATGAAAAAAGGGTTTACCTTGACAGAACTTTTGGTCGTTGTTTTTATCGTAACCGTGCTCGCGGCCATCATCTTTCCTGTTGCGGCCTCTGTTCGCGAGCGCGCTCGACGAAGCTCCACCCTGTCCAACCTTCAACAGATCTACATCGCCATCCAGCAGTACAAACTGGACGAGCAGGCTTTTCCGCCCGCGCTCTTCAACTACATCGTCGATACTAACGGCGTCGGCTGCGGCAACATTGCGGCGCCCCCCATCGATCATGTGGATACAACGGGGTTCTTAAAGCCCTATCTAAGATCGACCGAGGTGTTCCATTCGCTCAACAGTCCATACGACGATCGGCGCATTTTGACCGAGGTCTACTACCCGCAAGGGCATGCATTGGCGGGTCGCATGGTGCGGGTCGACCCCTTGGATAATTCGAGCCCGCCTCTTTGCTACTACCGTTACGACAGCATGAACATCGGGCACAATCCGGGCGCCAGCCGCTTTGAACTGCGATATAGCCTTTTCTGGAGCAACAGCGCGCTCAATCAAACGGAGAATAGACTCGGAGGCGACCCGAACGGCGCCCAACCGTATGGCGACGGCTTTTGGGACGCGCCGGTCGGCATGAAGCGCACCGACACGCCGCGCCAATTGGGCTACAAAAACCCCGATGACTCCACCGTTATCACCTGGTGCAGTTATCACCGAACTTATAGCGGCGGTACGCCTAACTTGGGCAGAGACGACTTAGCGCTGTTCTTGAACGGCACAGCCAAATCCGTGAGCACGCGGGATGCCGCCGTTAACAGCATAGACATGTTCAACGCGCCTTACAACGTCCGACCGTAA
- a CDS encoding prepilin-type N-terminal cleavage/methylation domain-containing protein, which produces MPALPLARGYSALKKGFTLTELLVVIAIISILAAIIFPVFSSVRENARRTTCASNLNQIYVAFETYRLDYGGQAPPALFGYVLGQGNSCAVQAPNMDQLPNNEFLRHYLKNSAIFQCPNNPTNDRGLLGTAVYPAGHALAGQTVREDPFDNSSPVKCFYQANSYDTGRRLDTSQLELRYTLFWSNEALNGVENQLNGGTTTYGLGYYDPPVGGKPSDTPRQLGYRKKEPSAVITWCTHHRKFTNSQVNKGKDDLVLFASGNVARFDSATLTDNPYNRRP; this is translated from the coding sequence ATGCCTGCCTTACCGCTTGCCAGGGGGTATAGCGCTTTGAAAAAGGGATTTACACTGACCGAACTGTTAGTCGTGATCGCCATCATCTCCATCCTCGCGGCGATCATCTTTCCGGTCTTTAGTTCTGTAAGGGAAAACGCTCGACGAACCACCTGCGCTTCCAATCTGAACCAAATCTACGTCGCCTTTGAAACGTACCGCCTGGACTATGGCGGCCAAGCGCCGCCCGCGCTGTTCGGTTACGTCTTGGGCCAAGGCAACAGTTGCGCGGTTCAAGCGCCCAACATGGACCAGCTTCCCAACAACGAGTTTCTGCGCCACTACCTCAAGAACAGCGCGATCTTTCAGTGCCCCAATAATCCAACGAACGATCGGGGTCTGCTGGGCACGGCAGTCTATCCCGCAGGACATGCTTTGGCGGGGCAGACCGTTAGAGAAGACCCCTTTGACAACAGCAGCCCGGTCAAGTGCTTCTATCAAGCCAATTCGTACGACACAGGCCGACGTTTGGACACCAGCCAACTCGAGTTGCGATATACGCTCTTTTGGTCTAACGAGGCCCTCAACGGGGTCGAAAACCAACTGAACGGCGGCACGACCACCTATGGCCTGGGCTATTACGATCCGCCGGTCGGCGGCAAGCCCAGCGATACGCCAAGGCAATTGGGTTATCGTAAGAAAGAGCCTAGCGCTGTGATCACATGGTGCACCCACCATCGAAAGTTCACCAATTCGCAAGTCAACAAAGGCAAGGACGATCTGGTCCTCTTTGCGAGCGGCAACGTTGCTCGATTCGACTCCGCGACCCTGACGGACAATCCTTATAATAGGCGGCCCTAA
- a CDS encoding insulinase family protein, with product MSAFPTSPPPDLESKAFVLPEPINMALSGGTRLKFVRNEQAPMIILRVIVRSAAEHCAEPFGLAAAVARLIASGTSGKSSFEIADEANRYGGGVSASASSDYAVLSISCLSAYLDPMMKLAGEVLSNSNYPENEVEIDRANLIQRLRAQRAEPGFLAAEKYAQAAYPGHPYSMVSPSEEDVLQWTAEQMREARQALFRSGASNAIIVAVGDAEPENLKAAIERHWSNWLASTTEPEDFIQPMLPNESGEIWVQRPRSAQCNLRIGCRAPTRTDDEFTPLNIATVVLGGSASSRLFLNVREDLGYAYHVGARLSTRLKAGSMIVEAETAQENVRHAIQEIHREINRMANDGPTEQELSTIKAYMTGQLAMRWITQGGIADTLLVSEAFGLPDDYWQTQPERIRQTTAEQARQAFANRLDLDRLITVGVGESL from the coding sequence GTGAGCGCCTTTCCGACTTCGCCTCCGCCCGACTTAGAATCCAAGGCGTTCGTACTGCCGGAGCCGATCAACATGGCTCTATCGGGCGGCACAAGGCTTAAGTTCGTGCGGAACGAGCAGGCGCCCATGATCATCTTGCGCGTCATCGTCCGCTCTGCGGCAGAGCATTGCGCCGAACCGTTCGGGCTAGCGGCTGCGGTCGCACGGCTGATCGCATCGGGCACTAGCGGCAAGTCGAGCTTTGAGATCGCCGACGAGGCTAATCGATATGGCGGCGGCGTCAGCGCCTCCGCATCGAGCGATTACGCCGTTCTGTCCATTAGTTGTCTCAGCGCCTACTTGGATCCCATGATGAAGTTGGCCGGGGAAGTCCTCAGCAATTCGAATTACCCCGAGAACGAGGTCGAGATCGACCGTGCGAACTTGATCCAAAGGCTGCGCGCGCAACGAGCCGAGCCAGGCTTTCTGGCTGCAGAGAAATATGCCCAAGCAGCCTATCCAGGACATCCTTATAGCATGGTCTCGCCTTCCGAAGAGGACGTCCTCCAATGGACGGCAGAACAGATGCGCGAGGCACGGCAAGCGCTTTTCCGTTCGGGCGCCTCTAATGCGATCATCGTTGCCGTTGGCGATGCAGAGCCTGAGAATCTAAAGGCCGCGATCGAGCGCCATTGGTCAAACTGGTTAGCGAGCACGACAGAACCAGAAGATTTCATCCAACCCATGCTGCCCAACGAATCTGGCGAGATTTGGGTTCAGAGGCCGCGATCCGCTCAGTGCAATCTCAGAATCGGCTGCCGCGCGCCGACGCGCACCGACGACGAGTTCACCCCGCTCAACATAGCAACGGTCGTGCTTGGAGGTTCCGCCAGCTCTCGCCTCTTTCTGAACGTCCGAGAAGATCTCGGCTACGCCTATCACGTTGGCGCCCGTTTGAGCACGCGCCTCAAAGCCGGTTCAATGATCGTCGAGGCCGAAACGGCCCAAGAGAACGTCCGCCATGCTATCCAAGAGATTCATCGCGAAATCAATCGTATGGCAAACGACGGGCCGACCGAACAAGAACTCTCGACCATCAAGGCCTATATGACCGGACAGTTGGCCATGCGCTGGATCACCCAGGGCGGGATCGCCGACACGCTTTTGGTCAGCGAAGCCTTTGGTCTGCCCGACGACTATTGGCAGACGCAACCCGAACGAATTCGGCAGACAACGGCCGAACAAGCCCGCCAAGCCTTTGCCAATCGCCTCGATCTAGATCGCTTAATCACCGTCGGCGTAGGCGAATCGCTGTGA
- a CDS encoding insulinase family protein: protein MTLYDSKYRLKFEQGELPNGLRFVFAPDDGAPVAASVLLYDVGARNEDPGKTGFAHLFEHMMFQGSANVPREMHFKHVEANGGVCNAFTSFDVTVYFELMPSSKLPLALWLEADRMQSLDLSQQNLDNQRAVVKEERRLAVDNKPYAPARERLREIAYDSFANQHSIIGYMEDIDRASLSEFQEFFRTYYAPNNALLVVAGSFDPRDAMKLIEELFGGASRRPDPRPPDVNESNRSAERRETIHDPLANVPGLAVAWKAPDRSHPDAEALSMAAEILFGGSASRIYQRLVKKDALAVSVSGYLEMRRGPSLFHFFALHRPDVDPTDIERAVYDEFANFALNGPNDQEVERARARVLAQRLGGLSIYGLQSPLGKALALGEAGLFDGDPDQANLRLDRALTLTPSSMKEAVARWLIDDGERATLHIGAGEGGS, encoded by the coding sequence ATGACGCTGTACGATTCTAAGTACCGCCTTAAGTTCGAGCAGGGCGAGCTTCCCAACGGTTTGCGCTTTGTGTTTGCGCCCGACGACGGCGCCCCGGTCGCAGCCTCTGTGCTTCTCTATGATGTCGGCGCTCGAAACGAAGACCCGGGCAAGACGGGGTTTGCCCACCTGTTCGAGCATATGATGTTCCAAGGCTCTGCGAACGTGCCGCGCGAGATGCACTTTAAGCATGTAGAGGCGAACGGAGGCGTTTGCAACGCCTTCACCTCCTTTGATGTAACCGTCTACTTTGAATTGATGCCGTCGTCTAAGTTGCCGTTGGCGCTCTGGCTAGAGGCGGATCGGATGCAGTCGCTCGACCTGAGTCAACAGAACTTGGACAATCAGCGGGCTGTTGTCAAGGAGGAGCGCCGCCTAGCGGTAGACAACAAGCCTTACGCCCCTGCCAGAGAGCGACTGCGCGAAATCGCTTACGATTCCTTTGCCAATCAGCATTCGATCATTGGCTACATGGAAGACATCGACCGCGCAAGCCTCAGCGAGTTTCAGGAGTTCTTTCGAACGTATTATGCGCCGAACAATGCGCTGCTTGTGGTAGCGGGAAGCTTTGACCCTCGGGATGCAATGAAGCTGATCGAAGAGCTCTTCGGCGGCGCTTCCAGACGGCCAGACCCGCGGCCGCCCGATGTCAACGAGTCTAATAGGAGCGCCGAGCGCAGAGAGACGATCCATGATCCCTTGGCTAACGTGCCGGGATTGGCCGTCGCATGGAAGGCGCCCGACCGCTCGCATCCCGACGCCGAGGCACTCTCGATGGCGGCAGAGATACTGTTCGGCGGATCGGCCTCACGGATTTATCAGCGTCTTGTCAAAAAGGACGCACTCGCAGTCAGCGTCTCGGGCTATCTGGAGATGCGGCGAGGGCCGAGTTTGTTTCACTTCTTTGCGCTTCATCGTCCAGACGTCGATCCCACCGATATAGAACGCGCGGTTTACGATGAGTTTGCCAACTTCGCCCTCAACGGCCCGAACGATCAGGAGGTCGAGCGGGCACGGGCCAGAGTGCTGGCACAGAGGCTGGGAGGGTTGTCCATTTATGGGTTGCAATCGCCGCTTGGCAAGGCGCTGGCGCTGGGAGAGGCGGGCCTGTTCGATGGCGATCCGGATCAGGCCAATCTGCGGCTAGACCGAGCCCTGACTTTGACGCCGAGCAGCATGAAAGAGGCTGTCGCACGGTGGTTGATCGATGATGGCGAGCGAGCGACGCTGCACATTGGCGCTGGGGAGGGAGGATCGTGA